CTTTGCCGCTTTTTTTAGTTTCAGTCTGCTTTTACTGGCCGGTGGCTGCCGTGTGGCGGCCCCCGCTGGTCCCGCGGCCTCACCCGGGGCCCCCAAAACCTTTACCCAGGTCCCCCTGGCCGACACCGCCAGCGTGGGCGCCACGCCGTGGCGGCAGTTTTTCCAGGACCCCGCCTTGGTGGGCCTCATCGACACAGCTTTGCGGCAGAACCTCGATTTGCAGGTAGCCGTGCAGCGGGTGGAAGTGTTTCAGGCGCAGTACCTGGCCCGGCGCGGGGCGCTGTTTCCGTCGGTAACGGCCACGGGCAATGTCGGCCTCGACCGCTACGGCCGGTACACCATGACGGGCGTGGGCAACTACGACACCAACCTTTCGCAGAACATCGACGGCAACCAGCGCGTGCCCACCAGCCTCACGCCCGACTACTTCGTGGGCCTGCGCAGCTCGTGGGAAATTGACCTGTGGGGCAAGCTACGCAGCCGCCGCAAGGCTGCTTACCTGCGCGTACTGGGCTCGAAACAGGGCCGCAACCTGGTGGTAACCAACGTAGTGGCCGACGTGGCGCGGGCCTACTACGAGCTATTAACCCTTGACAACCAACTGGCTACGCTGCTGCGCAACGCCCGCTTCCAGCAGGAAGGCCTGCGCCTGATTCGCATTCAGAAGCAAGCCGGCCGCGTGACCGAGCTGGCCGTGCAGCAGTTTGCCGCCCAGGCCCTGCGCACCGAGAGTCTGGCCTACGGCACCCGCCAGCGCATCACCGAAACCGAAGCCAGTCTCAACCAGCTGCTGGGGCGCTACCCGCAGCCCATCGGCCGGGGCCCCGCGCTGCCCAATCAGCAGGGCCTGCCCACCCGCCTCGGAGCCGGCCTGCCCGCCACGGCGCTGCTGCGCCGCCCCGACGTGCGCCAGGCCGAGCTGGAGCTGCGCGCCACCAGCGCCGACGTGGACGCCGCCCGCGCCGCCTTTTTGCCCAGCCTCACCCTCACGCCCTACCTGGGCCTCAACGCGTTCCGGGCCAACCTGCTGCTCGATGCCGGCTCCGTGACCTACGGCATCATCGGGGGCCTGGCGGGCCCCATCCTCAACCGGGCGCAGTACCGGGCCGACTTCCGCCAGGCCGTGGCCAACAACTACGAAGGCTACTACCGCTACCAGCAGGCGCTGCAAACCGGTTTCCGCGAGGTGGTGGTGGGCCTGCGGGGCCTCGAAAATTACCGCGCCGTGGCCGACCTCCGCGCCCGCGAAGTAGCCCAGTTGCAAAGCGCTGTAGCTACATCCAACGAGTTGTTTGTGGCCGGCTATGCCTCTTATTTAGAAGTGATTAC
This genomic stretch from Hymenobacter sp. PAMC 26628 harbors:
- a CDS encoding efflux transporter outer membrane subunit translates to MRPLFAAFFSFSLLLLAGGCRVAAPAGPAASPGAPKTFTQVPLADTASVGATPWRQFFQDPALVGLIDTALRQNLDLQVAVQRVEVFQAQYLARRGALFPSVTATGNVGLDRYGRYTMTGVGNYDTNLSQNIDGNQRVPTSLTPDYFVGLRSSWEIDLWGKLRSRRKAAYLRVLGSKQGRNLVVTNVVADVARAYYELLTLDNQLATLLRNARFQQEGLRLIRIQKQAGRVTELAVQQFAAQALRTESLAYGTRQRITETEASLNQLLGRYPQPIGRGPALPNQQGLPTRLGAGLPATALLRRPDVRQAELELRATSADVDAARAAFLPSLTLTPYLGLNAFRANLLLDAGSVTYGIIGGLAGPILNRAQYRADFRQAVANNYEGYYRYQQALQTGFREVVVGLRGLENYRAVADLRAREVAQLQSAVATSNELFVAGYASYLEVITAQRSVLEAELSLADARQEQLLQSVNLYRALGGGWQ